A genomic window from Bdellovibrio sp. SKB1291214 includes:
- a CDS encoding alpha/beta fold hydrolase, whose amino-acid sequence MPFVSFLLVTVFAFNVFAADIPDFLKNPFAATITSTLVMPESNSSFVRSSVTILPSRKSTPLMERVANFNYNYRLRSDNTAPLVFIIPGTGGTAESAAALVLAEQLFKTGYHVVTVDNPFSWKFSVAGSKTGLPGYTPRDAADLYKAFAKVSKELRVNNGITPRSYSLVGYSLGGLQSLFVKKQDDQARLFNFKKVLVINPPANLLYAVQKLDRLASLEQSLSFNQKQNISFKVTRVTDLVTGGKINLKNPLEIDRVFKEEAFSNLEMQYLIGSEFRNSLGDLVFASQQVKDLGILKSPATKYKRNARNAEAAAVSFARYLNEFLLPSVRQSEGASYSVQQMNHDASIFQFADYIRDNESLYFIDSADDLFSKSEDIAWMKSQFGSRGLVLPIGGHCGFFQLPAFQQRLNQIFKF is encoded by the coding sequence ATGCCCTTCGTTTCATTCTTATTAGTTACTGTTTTCGCTTTTAATGTCTTTGCCGCTGATATCCCTGATTTTTTAAAAAATCCATTTGCTGCGACAATCACCTCAACTCTTGTGATGCCTGAAAGCAATTCTTCCTTCGTCAGAAGTTCTGTGACGATTTTGCCTTCTCGTAAATCAACTCCCCTGATGGAGCGCGTGGCAAATTTCAACTATAACTATCGTTTGCGTTCTGATAACACGGCTCCTCTAGTTTTCATCATCCCAGGAACGGGTGGTACGGCGGAATCGGCGGCAGCTTTAGTCCTGGCAGAACAGCTGTTTAAAACAGGCTATCATGTTGTAACGGTGGATAATCCGTTTTCATGGAAGTTTTCCGTAGCAGGCAGCAAAACGGGGCTTCCTGGTTATACTCCGCGCGATGCTGCTGATCTGTATAAGGCCTTTGCAAAAGTTTCCAAAGAGCTTCGTGTAAATAACGGCATCACGCCTCGTAGCTATTCACTTGTCGGTTACTCATTGGGTGGACTGCAAAGTTTGTTCGTAAAAAAACAAGACGACCAAGCTCGTTTGTTTAACTTTAAAAAGGTGTTGGTGATCAATCCTCCTGCGAATTTGCTTTATGCCGTTCAAAAATTGGATCGCTTAGCATCTTTGGAGCAATCACTTTCTTTTAATCAAAAGCAAAACATCTCTTTCAAAGTGACTCGCGTGACGGACTTGGTAACGGGTGGCAAAATCAATCTTAAAAATCCCCTTGAGATTGATCGCGTATTTAAAGAGGAAGCTTTCAGCAATCTTGAAATGCAATATCTGATTGGCAGCGAGTTCCGCAACAGCTTAGGTGATTTGGTTTTCGCCTCTCAACAAGTGAAAGATCTTGGTATCTTAAAAAGCCCGGCCACTAAGTACAAACGCAATGCTCGCAACGCCGAGGCGGCTGCCGTCAGCTTTGCTCGTTACTTGAATGAGTTCCTGCTTCCAAGTGTGAGACAAAGTGAAGGTGCTTCTTACTCTGTTCAACAAATGAATCATGATGCCAGCATTTTCCAATTCGCTGATTATATCCGCGATAACGAAAGCTTGTACTTTATCGACAGCGCTGATGATTTGTTTTCTAAGTCGGAAGACATCGCCTGGATGAAGTCTCAATTCGGTTCTCGCGGTTTGGTTTTGCCGATCGGTGGTCATTGCGGATTCTTTCAGTTGCCAGCATTCCAACAGCGTTTGAATCAGATTTTCAAATTCTAA
- a CDS encoding 1-phosphofructokinase family hexose kinase, which produces MKVVTITPNPALDINGVVDAMKPDEKAYVHDEQRAPGGNAINVARILNRFQVPVVASGFLGGATGDEVLNLLKLEKIPVDFTRVKQSTRINVTVSNRQNHRQTRLSFAGPQISSAEKEKLIRIFKSYRSAKILVVGGSLPPGYKVSDLKKLITTAQKRNVRVVVDCPGTTFTDLKVKNILLIKPNLEEFQQMTGTKVKTIKAVQAKAQALLKNCEYVCVSSVEGGALLVTKAASFFGKIPAVKIRSTVGAGDSMVACMVAQLAQGNSSAEEILRWGLAASAATLIEPGTRLGQASIIRGLYEKTKVRAL; this is translated from the coding sequence ATGAAAGTAGTTACAATCACGCCCAATCCTGCTCTCGATATAAACGGCGTTGTTGACGCCATGAAGCCTGACGAAAAAGCTTATGTTCATGATGAACAAAGAGCACCCGGGGGTAATGCTATTAATGTCGCTCGAATTTTAAATCGATTTCAAGTGCCGGTAGTGGCATCGGGATTCCTGGGTGGCGCAACCGGAGATGAAGTCTTGAATTTGCTGAAACTTGAAAAAATCCCCGTTGATTTTACCAGGGTTAAGCAGTCCACCAGAATCAACGTCACGGTTTCGAATAGACAGAATCATCGGCAAACTCGCTTGAGCTTTGCCGGGCCGCAAATTTCCTCAGCTGAAAAAGAGAAGTTGATCAGAATTTTTAAATCCTACCGAAGCGCTAAAATCCTGGTTGTCGGAGGGTCATTGCCCCCGGGTTATAAAGTATCGGATTTGAAAAAGCTCATTACAACCGCCCAGAAAAGAAATGTCAGAGTGGTGGTCGATTGCCCTGGAACAACCTTTACCGATCTAAAGGTAAAAAATATTCTTTTGATCAAACCCAATCTTGAAGAATTTCAGCAGATGACTGGCACCAAGGTGAAAACTATTAAGGCGGTCCAAGCAAAAGCCCAAGCTTTGCTAAAAAATTGTGAATATGTTTGTGTGTCTTCGGTCGAAGGAGGAGCCTTGCTAGTCACGAAAGCAGCAAGTTTTTTTGGAAAGATTCCTGCCGTAAAAATCCGCTCTACAGTGGGTGCAGGAGATTCGATGGTTGCTTGCATGGTCGCGCAGTTAGCTCAGGGAAATTCCTCTGCAGAAGAGATTCTTCGTTGGGGGCTTGCAGCTTCAGCTGCCACATTAATTGAACCGGGAACTCGTTTAGGGCAGGCCTCGATAATTAGAGGTCTTTATGAAAAAACAAAAGTTCGCGCCCTTTAG
- a CDS encoding hemoblobin-interacting domain-containing protein encodes MRKLVLIVSALLMIVGFQNCAEQSYNFAQQDANNSAGVTPETESKSQSFASSSTAKSIDMVWVIDNSVSMVQNVNRVKANFKAFVEALDSKIDIRVALISQADAVSINTNIRLADFTSSGHQVNFMVHSYNPMLLAAISTCPSNPSGDALCVAAKSNSKYNGAYGSLNSFFRKDSQKVFVFVTDDDSSAFNGNTSIQFANSSVTNGYDNIKKSSLIENEDYITPATFQGRMAKAFGSATAVKSFGFTAYDKNTSPCLARPSTQYQSLIKTLGGANFNICNTDWSSSFATLKSRVVDFAKNTYQVNDSTFLGIEYVELNGMKLTKDKDYTVSGNTVTLDSSLLEKVGNYSVIIHYVGGIVK; translated from the coding sequence GTGAGAAAACTGGTACTTATTGTTTCAGCCTTGCTGATGATTGTGGGATTTCAGAACTGTGCTGAACAAAGTTACAACTTTGCTCAGCAAGACGCCAATAACAGTGCAGGGGTTACTCCTGAGACTGAATCTAAATCACAAAGCTTTGCTTCGTCGTCGACTGCGAAATCTATTGATATGGTATGGGTTATCGATAACTCCGTATCCATGGTTCAAAACGTGAATCGCGTGAAAGCAAACTTTAAAGCTTTCGTTGAAGCTCTTGATAGCAAAATTGATATCCGTGTGGCTTTGATTTCACAGGCTGACGCTGTCAGCATCAATACTAATATCAGACTTGCTGACTTTACTTCGTCCGGTCACCAAGTGAATTTCATGGTGCACAGTTATAATCCAATGCTTTTAGCAGCGATTTCAACATGCCCATCGAATCCATCAGGTGATGCCTTGTGTGTGGCTGCAAAATCTAACAGCAAGTACAATGGTGCCTATGGTTCATTGAATTCTTTCTTTAGAAAAGACTCTCAAAAAGTGTTCGTGTTCGTAACTGACGACGACTCTTCCGCATTCAACGGCAATACGTCCATTCAGTTCGCGAACTCTTCAGTGACGAACGGCTATGATAATATTAAAAAATCATCCTTGATCGAAAATGAAGACTATATCACTCCTGCGACATTCCAGGGTCGCATGGCTAAGGCCTTTGGTAGCGCGACGGCCGTTAAGTCTTTTGGTTTCACTGCTTACGATAAAAACACAAGTCCATGTCTTGCTCGCCCAAGCACTCAATACCAATCCTTGATCAAAACGTTGGGTGGTGCGAATTTCAATATCTGTAACACAGACTGGAGTTCTTCATTCGCGACTCTTAAATCTCGTGTTGTGGATTTCGCGAAAAATACTTACCAAGTTAATGACAGCACTTTCTTGGGTATCGAGTACGTAGAATTGAATGGTATGAAATTGACTAAGGACAAGGATTACACAGTTAGTGGTAACACTGTGACTCTGGATTCTTCTCTTCTAGAAAAAGTTGGGAACTATTCTGTTATCATTCACTATGTGGGTGGTATCGTAAAATAG
- a CDS encoding glycoside hydrolase family 113, which yields MKFVIPAMLRSVLMVFITVFLSAYGWAQAKPTAALHLMTYQSWGFTVDSSPQGERVRRILQSAKDLGFTSVILNFRAHMITGVSSDIRPAVPVNEQAMEEKLVLQTVAYAKSLGLTVSFRPILLVVGPKGEFPYVENKKIYWWHGNIKPKNPNAWFASYFKYHERYLKLAAKAEAEMYSIGAEMNSMTSGLGDREPSWRLGFPAKWVEMIGKAREILGSRTKITYGINYTDQYVEIGGQKIVGGEIEQWKFYMTETFTKPVNQKHQQDLQALWNSLDVIGFDYYRALASQNEKFSSDYVTLVRQLESRPQSHASQLDTVLTEIALALGSEKPAFIQEVGYSSTENCFLEPAAYESNKGKLNLLHQAAAWEAFLKAYWAPQWPWMTGFGMWQVLVDEDTSATDKGFTPLQKQPIQGVLQKYLL from the coding sequence ATGAAGTTTGTTATCCCCGCGATGTTGCGTTCAGTATTAATGGTGTTTATCACCGTTTTCCTGTCTGCATATGGTTGGGCTCAGGCAAAACCTACGGCCGCCCTTCATTTGATGACTTATCAATCTTGGGGATTCACTGTTGATTCCTCACCCCAAGGTGAACGCGTTCGTCGCATTTTACAATCTGCCAAGGACTTGGGATTTACTTCTGTCATTTTGAATTTCCGCGCGCATATGATCACGGGAGTCAGCTCTGATATCCGCCCCGCTGTTCCCGTTAATGAACAGGCGATGGAAGAAAAATTGGTTTTACAAACTGTCGCCTACGCAAAGTCGCTGGGACTGACAGTGTCTTTCCGCCCGATTTTATTGGTGGTGGGACCCAAAGGTGAATTCCCTTACGTGGAAAATAAAAAAATCTATTGGTGGCATGGCAATATCAAACCAAAAAATCCTAATGCTTGGTTTGCGAGTTACTTTAAATACCACGAGCGATATTTAAAACTTGCCGCCAAAGCAGAAGCAGAAATGTATTCCATCGGTGCCGAGATGAATTCGATGACGTCAGGGTTAGGTGACCGTGAACCTTCATGGCGTTTAGGCTTCCCCGCAAAATGGGTGGAGATGATTGGTAAAGCTCGCGAGATTTTAGGCAGTCGCACTAAGATCACTTACGGCATCAACTACACGGATCAATATGTGGAAATCGGTGGGCAAAAAATCGTTGGTGGCGAAATTGAACAGTGGAAGTTCTATATGACCGAAACTTTCACCAAGCCTGTAAATCAAAAACATCAACAAGACCTGCAGGCACTTTGGAACTCTTTGGACGTTATCGGGTTTGATTATTACCGCGCACTTGCCAGTCAAAATGAAAAATTCTCGAGCGATTATGTAACACTGGTTCGTCAATTGGAGTCTCGCCCGCAATCCCATGCTTCACAGCTTGATACGGTTCTTACTGAAATTGCCCTGGCTTTGGGATCTGAAAAGCCGGCCTTTATTCAAGAAGTGGGTTACAGCAGTACAGAGAATTGTTTCTTAGAACCAGCTGCTTATGAAAGTAACAAAGGAAAGCTTAATCTTTTGCATCAAGCTGCGGCTTGGGAGGCTTTCTTAAAAGCGTACTGGGCACCTCAATGGCCATGGATGACGGGTTTTGGAATGTGGCAAGTCTTGGTTGATGAAGACACCTCTGCCACGGACAAAGGCTTTACGCCCTTGCAGAAACAACCTATACAAGGTGTTTTACAAAAATATCTTCTTTAA
- a CDS encoding SDR family NAD(P)-dependent oxidoreductase, producing the protein MAEKEKFEKKLAVVTGASSGIGYYLAHEFAKNGYDLVIVAEDAGIHTAADAFREHGNLVHVVQADLTEPQGIEATYQKILSINCPVESIALNAGIGVGGATFDKTSLNQEIKMLKLNVISTVHLAKLVLRDMLAKGHGRILFTSSVAAIMPGPYEAVYSGTKAFIQFFAEALRAENIDKGITVTALLPGPTETNFFARAGMEDTKVGQSKKDDAQEVAEMGFKALMEGKDMVVAGSFMNKVQTTMAKMMPQSIAAKMHGNMSKPNSPDKR; encoded by the coding sequence ATGGCAGAAAAAGAAAAATTTGAGAAAAAACTAGCGGTGGTGACAGGCGCATCCAGCGGCATCGGTTATTACTTAGCCCATGAATTTGCTAAGAATGGATATGACTTGGTTATCGTTGCAGAGGATGCGGGGATTCACACTGCTGCGGATGCCTTCAGAGAACATGGAAATTTAGTCCACGTCGTTCAAGCGGACCTGACGGAGCCACAAGGGATTGAAGCAACTTATCAAAAAATTCTCTCCATCAACTGTCCCGTTGAGTCCATCGCTTTAAACGCCGGTATCGGTGTTGGTGGTGCGACCTTTGATAAGACGTCATTAAATCAAGAAATCAAAATGTTAAAACTCAATGTGATTTCAACGGTCCATCTGGCGAAATTAGTTCTCAGAGACATGCTTGCCAAAGGCCACGGACGAATTCTATTCACATCGTCGGTCGCAGCTATTATGCCGGGTCCTTACGAAGCCGTGTATTCCGGTACTAAAGCGTTTATCCAATTTTTTGCGGAAGCTCTGCGCGCAGAAAATATCGATAAGGGAATTACCGTGACAGCCTTGCTGCCAGGTCCGACGGAAACAAACTTTTTCGCCCGCGCGGGAATGGAAGATACAAAAGTAGGGCAATCCAAAAAAGATGACGCACAAGAAGTGGCGGAAATGGGCTTTAAAGCCTTGATGGAAGGTAAAGACATGGTTGTCGCCGGATCATTCATGAACAAGGTTCAAACAACTATGGCTAAGATGATGCCGCAATCGATTGCTGCGAAGATGCATGGAAATATGTCCAAACCGAATTCGCCTGATAAAAGATAA
- a CDS encoding DNA-3-methyladenine glycosylase 2 family protein: protein MKRDDIYYEAMKARDPRFDGKFFVGVKTTGIYCRPICPAKPKRENIEFFPNSHQAEAAGYRPCLRCRPESAPQSPAWIGKSATVQRAMKVLNSQYTLDFDEDRFAEKFGITARHLRRLFVEEIGKTPKQLAFENRLNLARKLIVETNLTIADAAFAAGFSSVRRFNDAFKNRFKKAPRDIRKAQVSKSEGLKIALPYRPPLDFDGLMQSYRNHSVGKLEWFTGDSMTRVVSSGKDVGYVTISNDRERSSLIVEIDFPDTTQIQAIIHRVRGMFDLDSDPVIIANSLETDKDIKKMLKLHPGIRLPSGWDPFELAIGAILGQLVSVEFGKQLLHGLIEIAGTDSGLERQGHRIKLFPTPEQILNADLTNLKTTGIRKQTLKEFSKAILEGRVSLEATQDVDQFLKAILAIKGIGPWTAHYIALKSLRSTDTFPASDLILNRALAHHPPEVIEKMRPWRGYVAALFWRSYSDNLSKKKKRKSP from the coding sequence ATGAAGCGAGACGATATTTATTATGAAGCGATGAAAGCCAGGGACCCTCGGTTCGATGGCAAATTCTTTGTGGGAGTGAAAACCACAGGAATCTATTGTCGCCCCATATGTCCTGCTAAGCCCAAACGTGAGAATATTGAATTCTTCCCAAACTCCCACCAAGCAGAAGCCGCAGGTTACAGACCTTGTCTGCGCTGCCGTCCTGAAAGCGCCCCTCAATCGCCCGCATGGATTGGAAAGTCAGCGACAGTTCAGCGCGCCATGAAGGTTTTAAATTCTCAATACACGTTAGATTTCGATGAAGACCGTTTTGCCGAAAAATTTGGTATAACAGCCCGACACCTGCGCCGTCTGTTCGTCGAGGAAATTGGGAAAACGCCCAAACAGTTAGCATTTGAAAATCGTTTAAACTTAGCCCGCAAGCTGATAGTTGAAACGAATCTAACAATAGCTGACGCCGCCTTCGCAGCGGGCTTTAGTTCAGTTCGCCGTTTCAATGATGCTTTTAAAAACCGTTTTAAAAAAGCACCTCGTGATATTCGTAAAGCTCAGGTTTCCAAAAGCGAAGGCTTAAAAATTGCTTTGCCCTATCGGCCTCCTTTGGATTTCGACGGTCTGATGCAGTCCTATCGCAATCATAGTGTCGGAAAACTCGAGTGGTTCACAGGGGATTCAATGACCCGAGTGGTGTCTTCTGGCAAGGACGTGGGTTACGTCACGATCAGTAATGACAGGGAGCGGTCGTCCTTGATAGTTGAAATTGATTTTCCAGATACGACTCAAATTCAAGCGATCATCCATCGCGTGCGAGGAATGTTTGATCTGGATTCTGATCCGGTCATCATCGCAAACTCTTTGGAAACCGATAAAGATATCAAAAAAATGTTGAAGCTTCATCCGGGGATTCGCTTGCCATCAGGATGGGATCCCTTTGAACTAGCAATTGGAGCAATCCTTGGCCAACTTGTCAGTGTCGAATTTGGAAAACAACTCTTGCATGGTCTGATCGAGATTGCGGGCACGGATTCGGGCCTTGAACGGCAAGGGCATAGGATTAAGCTATTTCCGACGCCAGAACAGATTTTAAATGCAGACCTGACGAATTTAAAAACCACAGGAATTCGCAAACAAACTCTGAAAGAGTTTTCCAAAGCCATTCTTGAGGGCCGAGTCTCCCTGGAAGCGACTCAGGACGTTGATCAGTTTTTAAAAGCCATCCTTGCAATTAAGGGTATCGGACCGTGGACGGCTCACTATATCGCTTTAAAATCATTGCGAAGCACGGATACCTTTCCCGCGAGTGACTTGATTTTAAACAGAGCTCTTGCGCATCATCCCCCAGAGGTTATAGAAAAAATGCGCCCCTGGCGAGGTTACGTGGCAGCCCTTTTTTGGCGAAGCTATTCTGATAACCTCAGTAAGAAAAAGAAAAGGAAGTCCCCATGA
- a CDS encoding TIGR02285 family protein, whose protein sequence is MKWSFLVIALFQILTTQVGAQAKDANTITWMRWDDPPIFVMSGPFQGTGVLDITQKLVTEKLSKFQHVSIESTVHRVLIEAEKKTHACNAGWLDTPEWHKLFYFSKPVFVIPANGILMKQSKLKEVQQLEPYSLQKFLDKKAHWKLGVGRLYGEGIDPVLEKNHYKKNNKIITISTSLKVHQMLHSDRIDYTLGYPFEAVYYNELLKSKDKVIYLPLTDNNNFVNVVVACPRDDWGKNIVAEVNTLIQQSPELLTSIRHGVDRWLSEEDRQRLEGPRKAMLKKYWQR, encoded by the coding sequence ATGAAATGGTCTTTTTTAGTTATCGCCCTTTTCCAAATCTTAACCACCCAGGTCGGAGCTCAAGCCAAAGACGCAAACACGATTACTTGGATGAGATGGGATGATCCCCCGATTTTTGTCATGTCGGGTCCCTTTCAAGGTACTGGGGTATTGGACATCACTCAGAAGCTGGTTACCGAAAAGCTTTCCAAATTTCAGCATGTCTCGATAGAAAGTACCGTTCATCGAGTCCTGATAGAAGCTGAAAAGAAAACTCATGCATGCAATGCCGGATGGCTCGATACTCCTGAATGGCACAAACTGTTTTATTTTTCGAAGCCCGTGTTTGTTATTCCTGCCAATGGGATTTTAATGAAGCAAAGTAAGCTTAAGGAAGTTCAACAACTCGAGCCCTATTCTTTGCAAAAATTTTTAGACAAAAAAGCCCATTGGAAATTAGGAGTAGGACGACTTTACGGCGAGGGCATCGACCCCGTCCTTGAGAAAAATCATTATAAGAAAAATAATAAAATTATCACCATTAGTACCAGCTTGAAAGTGCATCAGATGTTGCACAGTGATCGCATCGATTACACTTTGGGATACCCCTTCGAAGCTGTTTATTACAATGAACTGTTAAAATCCAAGGACAAGGTGATTTACCTCCCCTTAACCGACAATAACAACTTTGTGAATGTCGTCGTTGCCTGTCCTCGTGATGATTGGGGTAAGAATATTGTCGCTGAAGTGAATACCCTTATCCAGCAAAGTCCGGAGTTACTGACAAGCATCCGTCATGGTGTGGATCGCTGGCTGAGTGAAGAGGATCGCCAACGCTTAGAAGGCCCTCGCAAAGCGATGTTGAAAAAGTACTGGCAACGTTGA
- a CDS encoding DUF3011 domain-containing protein, with product MKRMILSVIALCAFAQISHAYELDYSESEEIAAPRRPGFDDRRDDGRRDDRRDDDRRGGNNGPNRPGYPGNPGHGNPGGPGHGGPGHGAPRIEYVTCESQGNRYNTCYVDPYGIRNFYLAKQRSNTRCEQNRNFGLAGSHIWVDKGCRGVFAIERF from the coding sequence ATGAAAAGAATGATTCTATCTGTAATTGCTCTCTGTGCTTTCGCGCAAATTTCCCACGCTTATGAATTGGATTACTCTGAAAGCGAAGAAATCGCTGCTCCCCGTCGCCCAGGATTTGATGATCGCAGAGATGATGGACGTCGCGATGATCGCCGTGACGATGATCGTCGTGGTGGTAACAACGGCCCAAATCGCCCCGGCTACCCAGGAAATCCGGGACATGGTAACCCAGGTGGCCCCGGTCACGGTGGCCCAGGACACGGTGCTCCTCGTATTGAATACGTGACGTGTGAATCCCAAGGAAACCGCTACAATACTTGCTATGTTGATCCATACGGCATCCGTAACTTTTACCTTGCAAAACAACGTTCCAACACTCGTTGCGAGCAAAACAGAAACTTCGGTCTTGCTGGCAGTCACATTTGGGTAGACAAAGGTTGCCGCGGTGTATTCGCAATCGAAAGATTCTAG
- a CDS encoding methylated-DNA--[protein]-cysteine S-methyltransferase, which produces MIIVQRKFQTKVGPLFLVASEMGLRGLLWKEQKDVPYIVGTAAMENILDQTQVQVSEYLKGERKTFSISLDVEGTEFQKRVWAELAKIPYGKTQSYKDIATALKDANACRAVGTANGRNPVSIIVPCHRVIAASGKLAGYAGGIEVKKMLLEIEGL; this is translated from the coding sequence ATGATAATTGTTCAAAGAAAGTTTCAAACAAAAGTGGGACCTCTTTTTTTAGTGGCTTCAGAAATGGGACTCCGGGGCCTGCTATGGAAAGAGCAGAAGGACGTTCCCTATATCGTGGGAACTGCCGCGATGGAAAATATTTTGGATCAAACACAAGTTCAGGTCAGCGAATATTTAAAAGGGGAGCGCAAGACTTTCTCCATATCTCTGGACGTTGAGGGAACAGAATTCCAAAAGCGCGTCTGGGCGGAACTTGCTAAAATCCCTTACGGAAAGACGCAATCTTATAAGGATATCGCCACGGCACTAAAAGACGCAAACGCCTGTCGCGCCGTCGGAACTGCCAATGGCAGAAATCCGGTGAGTATCATCGTTCCTTGTCATCGTGTGATTGCGGCCAGCGGAAAGTTAGCCGGTTATGCGGGTGGGATTGAGGTAAAAAAGATGCTTTTGGAAATAGAAGGTCTTTAA
- a CDS encoding NAD(P)H-dependent flavin oxidoreductase, translating into MFGLFERPLIVAPMAGGPSSAELIAAASNAGALGSIGAAYSSPSAIKEITEKVRSLTAKPIAINLFIPHPQPVVTEVQAQNATTAMAPFRQSFGLPVPVLTPPYEEDFDQQFEMVLKLKPEFFSFVFGVLPKEYTRAAKSEGIKLIGTATSLDEALELKENDVDAITLQGIEAGGHRGLFSPVEQDPEIPMLPLLIECHKKIKTPLVAAGGIMNSTDIKLALSNGATAVQMGTAFLATEEAGTNPAYKNAVLQPDRKTKTTRAFSGRLARGIINPFMQSMDDNPSAILPFPAQNKFTRDLRNASAAAESPQCLSLWCGTGSGEMWTGTVAGLVDQLFAPSK; encoded by the coding sequence ATGTTTGGTTTATTTGAAAGGCCACTGATTGTGGCTCCGATGGCTGGAGGCCCTTCCAGCGCCGAGCTTATTGCGGCCGCCTCAAACGCCGGCGCTTTAGGATCGATCGGCGCCGCGTATTCAAGTCCCTCTGCTATCAAAGAAATAACCGAAAAAGTTCGCTCGCTCACCGCAAAACCAATCGCCATAAATCTTTTTATTCCACACCCCCAACCTGTGGTGACGGAAGTTCAAGCGCAAAATGCAACAACGGCGATGGCCCCGTTTCGGCAAAGTTTTGGTCTGCCAGTTCCGGTACTCACCCCACCTTACGAAGAAGACTTTGATCAGCAATTTGAAATGGTTCTTAAACTTAAACCCGAATTTTTTAGCTTTGTCTTTGGAGTGCTGCCGAAAGAATACACCCGGGCTGCGAAGTCAGAGGGAATAAAACTCATTGGTACGGCAACAAGTTTAGACGAAGCTTTGGAATTGAAAGAAAACGACGTCGATGCCATCACGCTTCAAGGAATCGAGGCTGGTGGACATCGCGGACTTTTTAGCCCAGTTGAGCAAGATCCTGAAATTCCGATGTTACCTTTACTTATTGAATGTCATAAAAAAATCAAAACACCCCTGGTTGCCGCCGGCGGAATTATGAATTCCACCGACATCAAACTTGCCTTAAGTAACGGAGCCACTGCTGTTCAAATGGGAACTGCCTTTCTGGCGACCGAAGAAGCTGGCACAAACCCCGCTTACAAAAACGCCGTTTTGCAGCCCGACCGAAAGACAAAAACAACCCGCGCTTTTTCAGGACGTCTGGCTCGAGGAATTATAAATCCCTTTATGCAAAGCATGGACGACAATCCGTCGGCGATTCTTCCATTCCCGGCGCAAAATAAATTCACCCGCGATCTTAGGAATGCGTCCGCGGCTGCAGAGTCGCCTCAGTGCCTTTCCTTGTGGTGCGGAACCGGGAGTGGCGAAATGTGGACTGGCACTGTCGCTGGACTGGTCGATCAGCTATTTGCCCCCTCAAAATAA